The DNA region CCGCCCTCGCGCTGAAGGAAAAGGAGGTATTAAGGACGGCGTTTGTCGGCGTGAGGAAGCTACGCGGCGGCAAGAGGCTGAGCGAGGCTGACTGGGTGGTGGCCTTCATGCCATCAACACGGGTCAGGAGAGTTGCCCAAATACTGGCGAGGAAATACGGCGACTCCGTGTTGATGTACACCGACATAGCCCTAAACCTCCACGAGTACCAATACAACGGCCCAGATAAAGAGGGCATCTTCAGCCGGTACCCCGACGACGACGCCGCCAGAGAGGACATCGAGAGGTTGCTAAGGGGGCTGGAGGAGGTTAAAAAGCTACTACAGTAGCAAGGGGTTGCGGCGCCCCCACGCGCGGCTCAATACCGTCGGCCCAGGTCTACAAACCTCACAAGGACCTAAACACCCCAAACCACCAGATCCCACGAACCTGAAGTGCCGGACCTATGGACGGCGGCCACAAGTATTTAAGCCGGCCTCCCCGATATCCCGTGGAAATTCCAGAGTTCCTACTCGCCGAGGTTAGAAAAAGAGGTATTGACCTGGTAGATCTCCTATCCAAGGCTCTCGGAGTTGACCCTCCCCGCCGTGCTTCTGCCCACTTGGAGCTTGCTAAGAGGTTTTTGGCGGAGGGGGTGGCCCTAGCGGAGGGGGACCCGGTGCAGGCCAGTGAGAAGCTTTACAAGGCGGCTGAGGAGGCGGTTAAGGCCTTGGCGGTGGCCCTAGGCCTTGAAGAGGCGCAAAAAGCCGAGGAGCAGGGCAGGTGGACGGCGGCGCTTTTGTTCACAGCTGTGGACAAAATAGCGAAGAGAGAAGGAGAAGATTTCAAGCTGTGGTGGAAAAGCGCCTGGTTTCTCCACGTCGAGGGATTCCACGAGGCGAGGCTGACACCGGAGCAGGTAAAAGACGAGGTTAAATACGTAAAGAAGGTGGTGGAGACGGCTGTGAGACATCTAGAGACGACGTCGCGGGGATAGAGGTAGGCCCCACCAACCCCAACACTTGCCGCGGGTAGAGACTCCTGCACCACTGAGGAAGTGTAAGCCGTTGCTAAGATTTCGGAGGCTCTGGCCGGGGTCTTCGCAACTGCCGGAAACTCCAACCGCGGCATCGTGGGGTAGTCGCCGGACGGGCTTAAGACTAGTTGCTTGTGGTGGCTACGGCTTGGTTAGTCGATCTCATGCAATGGGCTGGAAAGACCAGAGGCGATTTCTAAAAGGTGCCGCCAAGGGCACACACCACCAAGCAGGAGATGGAGTGTCGTATGAGATGCCGTGTCCACTGACCAGGTAGACGACTGCCGGCACCACGGGACTGGTCAGCGGTGGAGTAGCGGAGCGGGCCCCGGCGGCTACGCCGGAAAGTGGGGCTCGAACATAATAGTTGACGCGATACCCAGAGGACCCCGCTTCTGGGAGCCCCCTCCCGGGAGAAACCCCGAGCTCGGCATCGGCAGACGCATCGCTCGGCAGACGCCGCTTCGCAGAGAAGCCGTAAGAAAGGCGCTTTGGAAGTAGCCCAGTAGAGACCACGCCCAAATTACGCGCAGTACCAAGCGGCGGTTTCAGTAACTGCGCCTATCTCAATGCCCTAACCAGAGGCTACGTTGTTACACGACGTGTAAAACCCGCGGGGCGGCCACCCCTGGAACCCAGGCATGTGGCCGGTCTAGGCCTGGCGGTGTTGCCCTCCCTGGGCTGGGGAGCTACCCAGCGCACATCTGCCGCGATGACGAAAGTTGCACAGAAAAATACGCCGTGAAGAAAGCGAGCCGCCAATCTTCAAAAGAATAATACGTCCCTGCCAGTCGAAGACCCACGATTAATTCAAAGAAGACCGTCAAGCACCATCATTACCCCGGCGCCTCGTCGTCGCATTTAGGATATCTCATGAGAGCTTCATTTTCTCGCCTCGGGTTAGCCATATGCAGAGCGCTGAGTTCCACTGAGGCCTGGTAAGGCGAGACGTTTTTTGGAAGCTAGAGAGAAATCGCGATGCTTGGGCCACGGCAAGTCGATCGCCGAGCACGACCTTCATATACTTAGAGGTTTTTTCTAATACGTGGAGTCTGTGTCGGCTCAGGCTCTTGACAAGGTCTTGGGGAAATCTCTTGACTATGTTGTGGAGAAGATTTCTAAGGGGGAAAGGCTAGGGCTGAGGACATGTTGGTTATGCAGATGGCCCTCTTTAGAGAGCAGTTGAGGAGAATAGACGAGGTGAATAGACGAGTAGACGAGTTGTACAAGCGGATAGACGAGGTCAATTCCAGAATCGACGAGGTAAACGCCAGAATAGACGAAGTCTCCACCACGCTAAGCAACAAAATAGACAAAACCACCGCCGAGCTCAACAAACGCATAGACGAAACAAACAACAGAATCGACAAACTGGCAGAGGAGCTTAATAGGAGAATAGATGAGACTAACAGAAGGATAGACGCTTTGGCTGAGCAACTAGGCAGGAGGATAGACGAGGCTAATAAGAGGATTGACGCGGTTTTTCAGATACTAGGCGAGATGCAGAAAACCCTCCTAGACCTCCAGAAAATAATGCTGGACCTACACAAAACCCTCCTCGACATACACGCCGCAGTGATAGCCGCGTTGAGGAAGTAGGACGAAATGAGCCGGAAGCATTACGTAGAGTAGTTGTATACAGAGTCGTTGTGACAGCGCTAACGTCAAACGCAACAAGGCGGTAGAGTCCCCGCAACCGATGTTGCGGATAAAAACCGCTGTGGCGATACGCGGGGCATTAATCCGGCAAAGAGACCCGCGTCAACGGGAAAATAGAGCATCAACAAGTGGGGCGATACTTATCTAGAAGCTTCGCGAATCCACAACGCGGCACTTAGCCAGGTAGCCAATAATTTATTTAAAAACTTTAGTTTTAAAATGAAAAAATTAAAAATTATTTAACTTCTTTCAAATATGCATATATATACATAGATGAGGTACCGCATATTTGTCTAGCGATGTTGTGTATGATAAATAGCTGAAAGGCGTACGGCACGCCGGATGCCTGGTCGAAGTCGAGAAACATGCCGTCAATGGCCACGTTCTTCGCAACACCGTGGCCCTCAACCTCTAAATACGTGTAGTTGAAGCTGGTCAATACCGACACCACCGAGGTCGCCTTATAAGGCGAATCCGCCAAGGAGACGACCCCCCGTTGTTCCTTTCTCACAAGTCCTCCAAAACCCCCCACAGTCCTATTATCCACCCTATACACCATGTCCAAATCTAGGAGAAGCTCGCCGATATAGCTCAACTCGTGCGGATGTCTAAACGCCGCCGGCGGGATCCTGAGCCCTCCCATGTAGATTTCGCCCAGCTTCCCCCCGCGGTACACCAGCGTTAAGTTCATCACCTTTTCGCCGCCGGGGCATAAAACCCTCGCCTCGTACACCGCAGTAAACACGTCCTTAGGTTTAGGAATAGGAGGCTTCCCCGCCGCGATCCCGACGCCGCCCATTAAAAACAACGCGGCAACCACAGCGGCCAGCACTACGGTTGCAACGCCCACCAAGGCGATCCCTAACACACGGCTCCTCAACATGCTCTTACCCACACACTACTCTGTGTATACCAGCTACCGACATACCCTACTCCTATATCGTACCAGTCCACGTTGTCGAAGTCTATCCTCGCCCATTGATAGCCACTCCATGGATCGCCTATACACCCCACAAATGCTGGATGTCCGTGACTCTTTATGGTATAGTACCGTATGCCACCCGATCTAATGTCGTGGTTACTTGTGTGGCCTACGACACTGCGAGAAGAGTCGTCGTACCACACCTTTGTCCACGTCTTTTGATAAGAGTAGGCAATAACACACCCAGGCCCGACGCAGTCTTCCCTAACATCTTGGTCGTATAATTCTACAACCGCCGCAACGACCAAGGCTACCGCCATTACCCCCAACATTGCTGTGCCCACCATCTTTAACCGGGATACCATGTGTTATCCGAAAAACGGTATTTTTTTTTCAGTTGTACAATTGACGAAAAATATTTCTGCAAATGACGAAAAGAGGCGATACGATGGGCGTTTGCTTACAAGACGGCGAGGTGCGGCTAGCCGTCGGCGCTGACGGTAGCCAACCACGCCATTCTTAAATAGGCCTTAAAGAACGCCATAGGTGCCGTCTTTCTTTTCACTTTTGCCATTGAAATGTTAAGAACTCTGCCAGGTTGGTGGAAATAGGGGTGAATACATGTGGCCTAGTAAGGGTTGCTCCTGAACCCCCTCCGCCGGTGGGGGCCCCCGCGGGAGCGAGCCGCCGTGGCACTGGAAGTGATCGTGAAAATCTTTCCGGTATGCGCTCTTAGCCATGTGATCAACATTTTACACGGCGTAGGGCAATTTCATACGGTACAAATTTAAACTCCGGATGTAAAAACGCCGTGTCGCTTGTAATTTCTCCTCCAGTTGCCGAGACCATCTTAAAGGCGGCGAGAGGCCGCGATGTCTAGGAACTCCCCCATCTCGCTAGTCGCGGAAAAACTAGATGCCACAGAGCGGGTTCAAATATACCTTGCGCTTCACAAGAAGTACCTAAGGGAGGCCGAGGACCTCTACGCTAAAAACGACCTCTTGCAAGCCGGGGAGAAGTACTGGGGCGCCGTGACGGTGTTGCTAAACGCCATAGCAGAAAAAAGAGGACTACCACACTACAGCCACAATAGAGAAGTTAAAAAAGCCAAACATAGGAAGGGGAATCGAAAATATGAAATCAAAAAAGTCAGCAATCTGGAGGGTTGCATGTAGTGGGAATGATTTCAGTTACAGGTGACCGGGGCTTAGACAATTGGGCGAGGTCATGGTGCTTGGCGGAGGGAAATACGCGGTGAGGGCCAGAGCATTTGGGCGCCGGCTCAACGAGACATGTAGTCACTAACTGGCGAATTGGCACCACTCCGAGACAGAGTCTCTGACGGGGAAAACTCCGAGGTCAGAGGCACTGAGACAGGCCAAGAGCAAATCTGAGAGCTTATAGCGAATCGGTGACGCACCATGTAGTTATTAAATGAAATGCACAAGCTTTAACGCCTAATCACTATTCTCCGACGCCATTAAATGCCGTATCACGATACCAAAGCCCGTAAGGTATGAGCATCGCGTACTAGAAAATATATATATGGTGTAGTTTGACATCTTATGGGTAGGTGGGTGCTTCTATTATTCCTGTTACTGGCTTATCTGACATACCAACAAAACACAACGCAGGTGTTAGGCCCACAACTAAACTGGGTAATAGAGTCGAACCCATCAAATGGAACAGATAGGGCTAATAGTATATGTATGAGTGAGAAGTTCCTATATGTTGTTGGCTCCGACTACTCTTTGAACAGATCCAGGTGGCGAATAGAAATGAGAGAAAAGATAAGTGGAAAACTAAATAAAATTTGGACATATAACATCAGCGATGGTTATGGCGAACTAACAGATTGCATCATAATAGACGATAAACTATACGTCGTTGGATATGAAAAAGAAAAATCAAACACCCAAGGGGTAATATTAATTTTCAACGTCAACTTAAACTTATTAAAAATCGAAAAAGCTTTAAATATTGATATTCCACAAAAAATAACAACAGATAATAAATATCTTTATATTATCGGAATTGGTCCTCACTATATACGCTATGGAAATATTACAATAGTCATTAGTGCATGGCACATAGAAAAGAGAGCGTTAGACTTGTCGTTGATCAAAAATAGGACAGTAACTCTGGGGATCCCACTAGGCATAGCTATTAATCCAGTCACTGGTCATATATGGACGTATGGAATAGAATACTTCTTTAAAATACCATTAATTATTATTCTTAATGAAAATTTTACTCAAATTAAATCATCTTCTTTAGATATTGCGCCATTAGGTATTACTTTTGATTACGAGGGAAATGGATATCTATTTGGTATAGGGGGTATAGTAAAAACAGATAAGGAAGGTAGAACTTTAACTTCTAGAGAATTGCCTAGATCTTATGGGTATAGGTATTCTCCACTAGCTGGTGTCTTTGTAAAAGGAAAATTGTATACCACCATATATAGCTATCTTTCTATATGGGATCCTGTAAATTTGGTAATTCTTAAGAATATGACTTTATTTACAAATATATCTGACATAGATTTTATATGGAAAATTGTTCCGGATAAATATGGCTTATACATTGTTACGTCTGTTAATAAATCTGGCGATTATAGATGGCTCATCGCTTTCGTGTCTTTACCTGTAAATGTGAAAGTGTTAGTAAAAGACAGTTTTAATAATACCAAAGATTTCCTGTTTCAACTACTAAATGAAACAGGTTTTGTCGTGGGGGCTGGTAACAGTAGTAAAAACTTCACGCTATTCAGCGGAAAAAGGTATATTGTGAAAGTGAAGGCCTTCGGCACCGAACTCACCAGCAACTTCACAGCCACAGATGGGCTAAACGTTGTTGTCGTAGTTCCCACGACAAAGGTGCGGGTAAGGGCTGTCGACGGCTTCGGCCTTCCAAGAAGTTGGCCGGTGGAGCTTATCGGCGTGGCTAAGGGCAATGGGACTATCGGACCGGTTGAGGTTTTGGGAAATGGGACATATACGGCGAGGGTGTTAGCGTTTGGGCGGTGGTTCAACTCGACCTTCTTCGCGGTGCCCGGCAAGGTACAGAACGTCTCCGTGGTAGTCCCGACCGCCCTTTTGACGGTGCGCGCTGTTGACGGCTTCGGCAGGCAGAGGGACTGGCCAGTGGAAGTTGTCGGCGTCTCGCGGGGGAGCGGCGTAGTGGGGCCGGTTGAGGTGCTCGCCGGCACCTACACGGCGAGGGTCTCGGCGCTGGGCGCTGTGTTTAACAAGACGGTGGAGGTGCGGCCGGGGGAGAACGCCACGGCCGCCGTCCAAGTCCCCACCGCCCTGCTGTCTGCGGCGGTTGTTGACGGTTTTGGGAGCCGGAGAGATTGGCCTCTGGAGATAAGAGGGGTGGCAGGAGGGAGGGGCTCTGTAGGCCCTGTGGAGGTGCTTGGGGGCCGCCGATACGTAGTCGCCGCCGCGGCATTTGGCAAGAATTTCACGGAGGTGGTCGACCTGGCCCCCGGCGCCAACGCCACGGTGGTCGTGAGGGTCCCCACCGCAAAGGTCGCGGCCAAGGTGGTGGACAGCTTCGGCAGGCAGAGGGACTGGCCCGTGGAAATCGTCGGCGTGGCCTCGGGGAGGGGCGGAGTAGAGCCAGTCGAGGTGTTGGCCGGGCGCTACGTGGCGAGGGCGTCCGCGTTCGGTAGGGAGTTCGCCGTGGAGCTCGCCGCGGAGCCCGGAAAAGTCGCCGAGGCCGTGGTGCAGGTGCCGACTGCTGTGCTAAATATCGTAGTCCTTGACGACGACAAGAAGCCGCTGGACAGGTACGTGGAGTACGTGGCGGTTGGCGGCAACTCCTCCTCCAAGCCGCCGAGGGAGCTGGAGCTACTCGCCGGGAGGTACACCATAAGGGCCCGCGACCTGGGCAAAGAGACGTCGTCAGAAGTCGAGCTCGGCCCCGGAGAGGTCAAGACCGTGGAGCTGATAATTCCCGGCACGGCCGGCTTCGACGTCGGGGGCACCCGCGTAACTTACTCCACGGCCGCGGCCCTAGTCGCCGTAGCCCTAGCCGCAGTCGCCGGCGTTGTAGCTCTGGCGCTAAGGCGGCGGAGGAGACAAGCCAAGTAGGCCCCGCTGAAATTTTCGCCAAACTCCCCACACCCATATTTCCCCGCCACACATATTAAGAAGGGCGCAGAGGTAGGCATGGGTTCCGCCGCTGATGAGCTGAGGCAGAGGCTTGAGCAAGCCCTGGCGCCCCAGAAGCCCCCGACAATAGAAGAGGTGCTTGCCGAGATAGGGCGCAGAGGAGTCCTATCGGGAAGCCTAGATCGTGTGTTTGTTGGTTACAAGATGTATATTACTTATGTAACTGATATATTGAGAAAGATATATCCAAATGAAGAAAAGTACTTATCACTTTTTGCAGAGTACCAGTCTAAGATTTTAGAGGACGCTTTCTCACAGGCACATGAGGGGCTACGTGTGGCGAGGGATGGGGCTAGCGAGATCTTAAAAGCTAGCACGTTTGAGGGAAAGAAGACATTCTACCTCCCGCTACGCGTTTCATCACTCACGGCGTATTTCCCTGACCTATTAAAAATGGGCGAAGTAGCAGAGCTGTTTCAACTCGGCTGGCGGGCGTCTGACGAAGGTGATGCCGAAGGCCGTCCGTACATCCACACGGCGCAGCCGTGGCAGCTGTATGCTTGGCTTGCGACAAGGCCTGGGCATGTCCAGTTGAGCATTTACCGCATAAACCTTACGAATAGGGGAATTTCGCCGTTATTCGCGGCTGTTAGTAAATCGTGGAGACAGAAATGGAGCAAGGAGGACGCAATTATGAAGGTTCTCGTGTATTATAAAAAAGGCGAAGTGAGGCCTTTGCTTACATGGTGGCTTGGCGACGGGTCGGTGAAGTGGTCATTTGTAGATAAGAGACACTATAAACTACGCTTAACTGTCAAAGATGAATATAAGAGACTTATCGTAGCGCAACTTGGCGCGTATTCTGAGAGAAGAGAGAGATATGTATACATACCAGGAGGCAAGAGGCTGTTTAAGGCCCTTATAGACGCCGCTGGCCCCTACGGGAAGCTCCTCGATGCGTTGCAAGCTCATAAATGGCTTTACTTAAAGTCCATTGACCGGCCGAGACGCAGAGGAAAGAAGGCCTTTAGTGGTCCAAGAATTGACAACGTTGTGAAAATAGGCGACATAGTGATGAAATTAAGAGTTGTATTTAACGAGGGAGGCTCTCTATACGCGGAGCGGTATGTAAAGACATACCAAGAGGCAATTAATCTCGCCAATAAGCTGAAAGAACTGGGAATAAGTCCCAAGATCTACAAAAAAGCCACAAGTTACGGAGTATACATTTCCACAAAGGAGCTGAAAAAACTAACGGAAAAAGACGAAATGCTTAAAAATAGAGTCAAAGAATTCTTAGAAAATAAGTCAAAAAACCTACCAGAAAAGCACAATAGAGTTATTCAAAAACTTAGAAAAAGACTTGCCATATAAATAAGCACGCACACAAACTTTTTTACAACAACACTTATTAACAAAATCTTCTGCGCATAGCGAAACTACGTCAAATAGGCATTTTATATATGTCAAGGTAGCGGGGCCCGGATTTGAACCGGGGACCTCGGGGCTGCACGGGCACGCCCGTTATGAGCCCCGCGGCCTACCAGGCTGGCCTACCCCGCTTCCGGCGTTGTTTAATATGTGGTGAGTTTAAAAGTTTTTCGCTTGCGGGGGTTGTGGCTTAAGTTTTTATGGATGTGGATTATTGTGGTGGTTTGGGTTGAGGTCTTGAAGAGGGTTTATCCTGCCTTGGCCAGCCGCTACGGCGCGGTGGTGGGTGGGTCGCAGGTTTTTTACATAATTCTAGGCTTGGCGCTTCCGTCGAAGGATATCGATATTTTTATTGAGGATTTTAACCCTTTGTTGGTGTCGCGGGTTTTGGCCGAGGCTCTTGGCTTAGAGGAGGAGAGGTTTGAAGTTTTTAGAAAAGGCGATAACTTGGTTTTTCACTTCTTTGTGCCGGTTGGCGCGGGCGTTGTGGCCGTTGAGATTATGTCAAAGACGCATCTGGGGAGGATTTCAGAGACGCCTCTGTTCCGAGAAGTGGTGTTTGTAAACCGAGACGGGGTTGACTACTGGGCGCTCAGCCTAGAGGCCTACGCCGTTTTGCAAGCCACGAGGCCAGATGGCCCTAGAGATGTGGACTTGGCCAGGTTTAGGCTTGTTAGGGACAGGATGGACTGGGGGAGGGCGATGAACTTAGCCGAGGCGCTGGGGGTTAGGGATAAGTTGGAGGCGTTTTGCAGACAGGTATGTACGAGGTAATTGTCAAGTTTGTCGAGACTGGGGACTACGCCTATTTGGAACAAGCGGCGAGGGAGGCGTTGCGGAGTGGGGCTTATTTAGAACACGTCCTCGACCTCATTCTCTTAACGCCGGCGGAGGAGCTCCCGCCCTCGGCCAAGAGGCTGGCCGCCGGCGTGAAGCGCGTGGTCAAGAGCGCAGACTGCGGGGCGTTGCCACCGCGGCTCGTGGTGCCGTGCGAAATTGCTAAGAGGAGGCTTGGCCTCATCGAAGTGGACGAGGAGGAGGTGCCCGAGGTCGAGGCGCTGGGCGTCGCCAGGGTGGTATACGCCTTTTGTAAGGCGGTAGGGGTAATAGTGCAGTAGGCGAAATAACGCCGGCGGAGCTCGTAGGCTGAGCGGAGGGGCTGGTCTCTATAGGCGTTCTAGAAGCTCGGCGATTTTGGCCGGGTCTGCGGACCAGAGCGGGGAGCTACGCAAAACGGTGCATCTCAGCTTTTTGCCTATCTGCTGGCACTCCGCGTAGCCTTTCTGGGCTAGTGCTCTTAGTAGCTCCCCGGCTACTACGGGGGGTATGTCTGCCTTGTCTGCGACTTCGCGTGGGGTTAGCGACACGGCGTTTCCCTGTGCCTGGGCGAACCTCTCGGCAAGGGCTAGGGCTAGTCTGCAGGTGATGCCGCAGTGTGGGGGGAACTTCCTGGGGGCCACTCTATAGGAGCGTGGGCAGGAACAGGCTGAAGATGCCGTTGATTATCCATATGAGTAGGGCCAGCGCCGCGGCTCCCAGCCAGCCTACGCCCTGTAGCTTCCGCAAGGCGTATAGCCACACCAACAAGGCAAGCAGGCCGCTTATGAAAGGTATTCTAAATACGGCGTGGAAGAACCAGTATATCAACGCCCCTACCAGTGCCGTAATGGCGGCTCCGGCTAGGCTTTCTCTTTTCTGTTTTCCGGGGAATATTTTTAGGGCTAGCCAAATCGCTATTGTGGAGACAATCCACCCTACAATAAGGCCCGTCACGTCTCCCGCCAAGGACATGGAAGAAACATTGTGTCACTATTTATAAATTGTAGATTACAATACTCCGTGGATGAGTTGGCGGTCCCAGGCTGTCCCGAGGGCTCTCTCAGAGCGGTGGCGTACATCAAAGAGAAGCAACCTGGAGAGCTCGTGGTTAAGACTGTCGACGAGGATTGTGTCAAGGTTCTCAAGTTGGTTCTCCCCCTCTTCAACTACTTTGTGGTAGACGAGTACAGAGAGGGCGAGTTCCACGCCGTCAAGGTGAAGAGGGGGAAGAGTTAAGGCGGCACTCTTCGCATAGATACACGTGTTCGTGGGGCAACCCACTGGCCTTCAGCCTCTCGGCGAGCTTCTTGGCCATTGTTTCTGTATATGGCAGCTCCTTTCCACAAGAGGCGCACCTTGCCGGCGCGTCGCGGTAAATTACGACGGGCTCGTAGGGTCTCTTCTCCGGCTGTTGCCTAATTTCTATGACGCCCTCTGGGCATTTCTCTGCGCATACGCCGCAGGCTATGCAGAGGGCGGGGACTAGGCGGAGTTCGTGCCCCTTTATGGAGAGGGCGTCGGTGGGGCAGACGTTGACGCATGCGCCGCAGAGGGTGCACCCCTCTTTTACCCTAACCACGCCTGCCGGCATCCCTACGGCGATGGCCAGCATCCTCGTCTGCCACCTATCGCCCGGCTCCAGCGCCGCCTTTTCGGCCTTGACGTAGAAGGTGTTGCCTTCCCTCCCCAGTGCCTGGGACCACTTCTCGACGGCGGGCCAAAGCGGGCACTTCTCGCCTCTTGAACAGTGGGCGTAGGCAACGCCGTGCTTCGCCGCTGCTAGGTATAAGTACTGCTTGGGGACGGCGGCTATGCACTTCACCCTGACCCCGTCCTCGTCTCCGTCTTCGAAGGCGTAGTCGCAGATGAACTTAAGTGGTCTCCTCGACGTTTTTACCAAATCCGCGAGATAGGTGTCGGGCAGTGAGGGCATCTTTATGGCATCTACGGGGCACACCGAGTTGCAGAGCCCGCAGTCCACGCACAAGTCGTACTTCACCCTCACCACGGCCCTCTCCACGTATTCAAAAGCCGAGGCGGGGCAGTAGCCGGCGCAAAGCCCGCACCAGATGCACTTATCCTGCCTCACCACGACAGTGTCCCTAAGCCTAATAAACCCCCCCGTTATGAGATCTCTACGCGTCGCCGTTTTGGCCTCCTCTGGTGGGAGGCTCTGCCACTCCGCTGTCTCTGAGTGTTTTTCAGCCACTTCTCTAAACCAATTCTCGTCGGGGCCTCTGTAGGCGAAGTAGAGAGGTGTCTGAGAAAGGAGTCTCCTAAGGTCTTGGCGGC from Pyrobaculum arsenaticum DSM 13514 includes:
- a CDS encoding 4Fe-4S binding protein, which produces MIRRDKPSVIIARGRQDLRRLLSQTPLYFAYRGPDENWFREVAEKHSETAEWQSLPPEEAKTATRRDLITGGFIRLRDTVVVRQDKCIWCGLCAGYCPASAFEYVERAVVRVKYDLCVDCGLCNSVCPVDAIKMPSLPDTYLADLVKTSRRPLKFICDYAFEDGDEDGVRVKCIAAVPKQYLYLAAAKHGVAYAHCSRGEKCPLWPAVEKWSQALGREGNTFYVKAEKAALEPGDRWQTRMLAIAVGMPAGVVRVKEGCTLCGACVNVCPTDALSIKGHELRLVPALCIACGVCAEKCPEGVIEIRQQPEKRPYEPVVIYRDAPARCASCGKELPYTETMAKKLAERLKASGLPHEHVYLCEECRLNSSPSSP
- a CDS encoding LA_3659 family protein — translated: MLVMQMALFREQLRRIDEVNRRVDELYKRIDEVNSRIDEVNARIDEVSTTLSNKIDKTTAELNKRIDETNNRIDKLAEELNRRIDETNRRIDALAEQLGRRIDEANKRIDAVFQILGEMQKTLLDLQKIMLDLHKTLLDIHAAVIAALRK
- a CDS encoding nucleotidyltransferase, with the translated sequence MWIIVVVWVEVLKRVYPALASRYGAVVGGSQVFYIILGLALPSKDIDIFIEDFNPLLVSRVLAEALGLEEERFEVFRKGDNLVFHFFVPVGAGVVAVEIMSKTHLGRISETPLFREVVFVNRDGVDYWALSLEAYAVLQATRPDGPRDVDLARFRLVRDRMDWGRAMNLAEALGVRDKLEAFCRQVCTR
- a CDS encoding PaREP1 family protein, coding for MELSKPWRDEVGYLKARLLEVSYETELAKRFLEEGLVRNAAGKAWQAWKALLAALALKEKEVLRTAFVGVRKLRGGKRLSEADWVVAFMPSTRVRRVAQILARKYGDSVLMYTDIALNLHEYQYNGPDKEGIFSRYPDDDAAREDIERLLRGLEEVKKLLQ
- a CDS encoding PaREP1 family protein — its product is MEIPEFLLAEVRKRGIDLVDLLSKALGVDPPRRASAHLELAKRFLAEGVALAEGDPVQASEKLYKAAEEAVKALAVALGLEEAQKAEEQGRWTAALLFTAVDKIAKREGEDFKLWWKSAWFLHVEGFHEARLTPEQVKDEVKYVKKVVETAVRHLETTSRG